Proteins from one Paenibacillus amylolyticus genomic window:
- a CDS encoding ABC transporter ATP-binding protein, with protein MEMLQVSALSKVYQGKVQTQALSDIHLTIKQGEFVGIMGPSGSGKTTLLNMVSTIDEPSSGKVLINGMNPFDMKKKELAMFRRRELGFVFQDFNLLDTLTVAENIVLPLTLDKVKLKEMESRLQRITAKLGIDHILDKRVYEISGGQRQRTAIARSMINMPSIVLADEPTGALDSTSSQAVMESLEQINQQEKTTIMLVTHDPLAASYCNRIVFIKDGKLAAEVHRGDNRQTFFQRIIDTLSFWGGNSHELSSVRV; from the coding sequence ATGGAAATGTTACAAGTATCAGCACTAAGCAAAGTATATCAGGGCAAAGTGCAGACTCAAGCCCTTAGTGATATTCATCTGACAATCAAGCAAGGTGAGTTTGTGGGCATTATGGGCCCGTCCGGTAGTGGCAAAACCACATTGTTAAACATGGTCTCTACCATTGATGAACCCAGCTCAGGCAAGGTGCTAATTAATGGCATGAACCCGTTTGATATGAAAAAGAAAGAACTTGCCATGTTCCGTCGTCGGGAACTCGGGTTTGTCTTTCAGGATTTCAATCTGTTGGACACGCTGACGGTTGCCGAGAATATTGTACTTCCATTGACACTGGACAAGGTCAAACTGAAGGAGATGGAGAGTAGACTGCAACGCATTACAGCCAAGCTTGGGATTGATCATATTCTGGATAAACGAGTGTACGAAATCTCGGGCGGTCAGCGACAGCGCACAGCCATTGCGAGATCCATGATCAATATGCCTTCAATTGTATTGGCGGATGAACCTACGGGCGCATTGGATTCCACTTCATCTCAGGCTGTCATGGAGTCGCTTGAACAGATTAATCAGCAGGAGAAAACGACCATTATGCTGGTGACACACGATCCCCTTGCTGCAAGTTATTGCAATCGAATCGTATTTATCAAGGACGGGAAACTGGCAGCGGAGGTACACCGCGGAGATAATCGGCAGACGTTCTTCCAGCGGATCATTGATACGTTATCCTTCTGGGGAGGGAATTCACATGAGCTTTCCTCAGT
- a CDS encoding sensor histidine kinase, translated as MKLFLKDHQMLVGFYVLQMLLVPCVYWLSGEDRPMKIILYGMLISTVVLLVYLVVRYFQLRAYYHLLQQPRKWVNESFQTLGNSVVAEAIQELLHELERNRQNEIGQLRTSKEQQVVFMNRWVHQMKTPLSIIQLTLEDVEDETAGSIQDELDKMRKGLEMVLHSSRLEQFEGDFRVELLSLQEVLRSSIAENRRLFIRRGIKPDIRMEEDLKIYSDSKWLRFMFTQILTNAVNYSDSKLGKKVIITGYKQEERTILDIQDEGIGISSEDIHRVFNPYFTGERGRQYHESTGMGLYLVREISARLDNRVELFSELNKGTLVRFSWVHTKVPQ; from the coding sequence GGTGAAGATCGTCCGATGAAAATTATCCTCTATGGCATGCTGATTAGTACCGTTGTGTTACTGGTCTATCTGGTCGTACGTTACTTCCAGCTACGAGCGTATTATCATCTACTTCAACAACCACGTAAATGGGTAAACGAGTCTTTTCAGACCCTTGGAAATTCGGTTGTAGCTGAGGCTATCCAGGAATTGTTACACGAACTGGAGCGTAATCGGCAGAACGAGATTGGTCAGTTACGTACTAGCAAGGAACAGCAGGTGGTATTTATGAATCGCTGGGTTCATCAGATGAAGACACCGTTGTCTATTATCCAACTGACCTTGGAAGACGTGGAAGATGAGACGGCTGGCAGCATTCAGGATGAGCTGGATAAAATGCGTAAAGGACTTGAAATGGTCTTACATTCATCCCGGCTTGAACAGTTCGAAGGAGATTTTCGTGTGGAGCTGCTGTCTCTGCAAGAGGTACTTCGGAGCAGCATTGCAGAGAACCGACGTTTGTTTATACGCAGAGGTATTAAGCCGGATATCCGCATGGAGGAAGATCTTAAGATCTATAGTGATTCCAAGTGGCTGCGGTTCATGTTCACCCAGATCCTGACCAATGCGGTGAACTATTCCGATAGCAAATTAGGCAAAAAAGTGATCATTACCGGCTATAAACAGGAAGAGCGTACAATCCTGGATATTCAGGATGAGGGAATCGGCATCTCGTCCGAGGATATTCATCGTGTGTTCAATCCCTATTTTACAGGTGAACGTGGCAGGCAATACCATGAATCTACGGGAATGGGATTATATCTGGTTCGTGAGATTAGTGCACGCCTGGATAACCGGGTAGAGTTATTTTCAGAGCTGAATAAGGGAACATTGGTTAGATTCAGCTGGGTTCATACGAAAGTTCCGCAGTAA